From Populus trichocarpa isolate Nisqually-1 chromosome 19, P.trichocarpa_v4.1, whole genome shotgun sequence, a single genomic window includes:
- the LOC7459187 gene encoding LOW QUALITY PROTEIN: cation/calcium exchanger 2 (The sequence of the model RefSeq protein was modified relative to this genomic sequence to represent the inferred CDS: inserted 2 bases in 1 codon): MSTMVSLSEHKRRVLFLNISFLLVACTFLIVQFNSAEFLVLRSAEPFKDNGQQDCQGLVNLDDYKTKCFYFKLHNPCVSQGYIDYLYLFYCNFEIFPLLGXSLLFLWLLVLFYLFGNTASEYFCSSLEDLSKLLNLSPTIVGVTLLSLGNSAPNVFASVVSFMGDGTSDFGFNTVLGGASFVTCVVVGILSILAKQEEFRVNRDAFVRDICFFLLVLASLIFILIYGKINMWGAMGFLLMYIVYVMVVYISQVHGNGSINESERDHNSSNGSDLSIPILSSMEKGEHNYVKESGFECGPEVEMNKCCFCVRLSAPCSTLLRILEMPLSLPRRLTIPVVCEKRWSKPTAVASVTLAPVLLSTLWNAQDECATFNTILIVNGIGLMFGMTFGVLASVKIENSGPPKKCLLPWLAAGFLMSVTWSYILAQELVGLLVSLGYIFGISPSILGLTVLSWGNSIGDLITNLILAVNRGPEGAQVAISGCYAGPIFNILFGLGLSLFGSACYAYPSRVVIPKDPYLLETVGFLVGGLLWALVVLPGRNMRLDWVLGGGLLAIYLMSASSRVIQTFSSPM; encoded by the exons ATGAGTACCATGGTCTCCCTATCTGAGCACAAGAGAAGGGTCTTATTCTtaaacatctcttttctattGGTGGCATGTACTTTCTTGATTGTGCAATTCAATTCTGCTGAATTTCTAGTACTGAGAAGTGCTGAACCTTTCAAGGATAATGGTCAACAAGACTGCCAGGGATTGGTTAATCTAGATGACTACAAAACCAAGTGCTTTTACTTTAAATTACATAATCCATGTGTCTCTCAAGGCTATATTGACTATCTTTACCTTTTCTATTGCAATTTCGAAATATTTCCTCTTTTGGG tagtcttctttttctttggctcCTGGTATTGTTCTATCTGTTTGGGAACACAGCTTCTGAATACTTTTGTTCTTCACTTGAAGACTTGTCTAAGCTGTTGAATTTGTCTCCTACAATTGTCGGGGTTACCCTCCTTTCACTTGGAAATAGTGCCCCTAATGTTTTTGCTAGTGTGGTGTCTTTTATGGGTGATGGGACATCAGACTTTGGCTTTAATACAGTATTAGGTGGTGCTTCCTTTGTTACTTGTGTGGTGGTTGGAATCTTAAGCATTTTGGCGAAGCAAGAGGAATTTAGAGTCAACAGGGATGCCTTTGTTAGGGATATTTGCTTCTTCCTTTTAGTTCTTGCATccttaattttcattttgatttatggCAAGATCAACATGTGGGGTGCTATGGGCTTTTTGTTGATGTATATTGTTTATGTGATGGTTGTTTACATTTCACAAGTCCATGGGAATGGTAGTATAAATGAAAGCGAAAGGGATCATAATTCAAGTAATGGAAGTGATTTAAGCATACCAATTTTAAGCAGCATGGAAAAAGGGGAGCACAATTATGTGAAGGAAAGTGGTTTTGAATGTGGTCCTGAAGTAGAAATGAACAAATGTTGCTTTTGCGTAAGATTATCAGCTCCATGTAGTACACTTCTCCGAATCCTTGAGATGCCTCTTTCCTTACCTAGGAGATTGACAATTCCTGTTGTTTGTGAAAAGAGATGGTCCAAGCCAACCGCAGTTGCTTCAGTGACATTAGCACCAGTTCTCTTATCAACTCTTTGGAACGCCCAAGATGAGTGTGCCACCTTCAACACAATCCTAATAGTAAATGGAATTGGGTTGATGTTCGGAATGACATTTGGGGTTCTTGCATCTGTAAAAATTGAGAATTCAGGTCCACCGAAGAAGTGCTTGCTTCCTTGGCTAGCAGCGGGGTTCTTAATGAGTGTGACATGGAGTTATATTCTAGCTCAGGAACTGGTAGGCTTGTTAGTTTCACTTGGGTATATATTTGGAATTAGTCCTTCTATACTAGGACTAACAGTTCTTTCCTGGGGGAACTCAATTGGTGATTTGAtaacaaatttgattttggCTGTGAATCGTGGCCCAGAAGGTGCACAAGTTGCTATATCAGGCTGTTATGCAGGTCCCATTTTCAACATCCTTTTCGGTCTGGGATTGTCTCTGTTTGGCTCAGCCTGTTATGCGTACCCATCACGTGTTGTGATCCCAAAAGATCCATATCTATTGGAGACAGTAGGCTTTTTAGTAGGTGGCCTGCTTTGGGCACTTGTTGTTTTACCCGGGAGAAATATGAGGCTTGATTGGGTGCTGGGAGGAGGACTCTTAGCTATATACTTGATGTCTGCTTCTTCGAGGGTAATTCAAACTTTTAGCTCTCCGATGTGA
- the LOC7491066 gene encoding uncharacterized protein LOC7491066 isoform X3, which translates to MGSTIRIGSSILLPISSSSSSPKSSNILRNDKIGYGFQFSGNGCITKISAITPNGSVFPSASSHGESSSMGDVHRRRSSLESLFCYDKPIPEERIEEPVGVSLAAKVIGDNPRCTDCQAKGAVLCTTCSGSGLYVDSIMESQGIIVKVRCLGCGGTGNIMCSECGGLGHLGPK; encoded by the exons ATGGGTTCTACAATTAGAATTGGGTCATCAATTCTCTtgcccatttcttcttcttcttcttcaccaaaATCATCAAATATACTGAGGAATGATAAGATTGGATATGGGTTTCAATTCAGTGGAAATGGGTGCATCACAAAAATCTCTGCCATCACTCCTAATGGCTCTGTTTTTCCTTCTGCTTCTTCTCATGGG GAGTCAAGTTCAATGGGAGATGTGCATAGAAGAAGAAGCAGTCTTGAATCTCTGTTTTGTTACGATAAGCCTATACCAGAGGAGAGAATTGAGGAGCCCGTAGGTGTTTCGTTGGCTGCAAAAGTAATTGGAGATAATCCTCGGTGCACTGATTGCCAAGCCAAAGGCGCTGTTCTCTGCACCACATGCTCTGGTTCTGGCTTATATGTTGACTCTATAATGGAAAGCCAGGGCATCATTGTCAAGGTCAGGTGCTTAG GTTGTGGTGGGACAGGGAACATCATGTGCTCAGAATGTGGTGGCCTAGGTCATCTTGGACCCAAGtaa
- the LOC7491066 gene encoding uncharacterized protein LOC7491066 isoform X5 yields MGSTIRIGSSILLPISSSSSSPKSSNILRNDKIGYGFQFSGNGCITKISAITPNGSVFPSASSHGESSSMGDVHRRRSSLESLFCYDKPIPEERIEEPVGVSLAAKVIGDNPRCTDCQAKGAVLCTTCSGSGLYVDSIMESQGIIVKVVVGQGTSCAQNVVA; encoded by the exons ATGGGTTCTACAATTAGAATTGGGTCATCAATTCTCTtgcccatttcttcttcttcttcttcaccaaaATCATCAAATATACTGAGGAATGATAAGATTGGATATGGGTTTCAATTCAGTGGAAATGGGTGCATCACAAAAATCTCTGCCATCACTCCTAATGGCTCTGTTTTTCCTTCTGCTTCTTCTCATGGG GAGTCAAGTTCAATGGGAGATGTGCATAGAAGAAGAAGCAGTCTTGAATCTCTGTTTTGTTACGATAAGCCTATACCAGAGGAGAGAATTGAGGAGCCCGTAGGTGTTTCGTTGGCTGCAAAAGTAATTGGAGATAATCCTCGGTGCACTGATTGCCAAGCCAAAGGCGCTGTTCTCTGCACCACATGCTCTGGTTCTGGCTTATATGTTGACTCTATAATGGAAAGCCAGGGCATCATTGTCAAG GTTGTGGTGGGACAGGGAACATCATGTGCTCAGAATGTGGTGGCCTAG
- the LOC7491066 gene encoding uncharacterized protein LOC7491066 isoform X2, whose protein sequence is MGSTIRIGSSILLPISSSSSSPKSSNILRNDKIGYGFQFSGNGCITKISAITPNGSVFPSASSHGESSSMGDVHRRRSSLESLFCYDKPIPEERIEEPVGVSLAAKVIGDNPRCTDCQAKGAVLCTTCSGSGLYVDSIMESQGIIVKVRCLGCGGTGNIMCSECGGLGHLGPKWCVWSCFKFSI, encoded by the exons ATGGGTTCTACAATTAGAATTGGGTCATCAATTCTCTtgcccatttcttcttcttcttcttcaccaaaATCATCAAATATACTGAGGAATGATAAGATTGGATATGGGTTTCAATTCAGTGGAAATGGGTGCATCACAAAAATCTCTGCCATCACTCCTAATGGCTCTGTTTTTCCTTCTGCTTCTTCTCATGGG GAGTCAAGTTCAATGGGAGATGTGCATAGAAGAAGAAGCAGTCTTGAATCTCTGTTTTGTTACGATAAGCCTATACCAGAGGAGAGAATTGAGGAGCCCGTAGGTGTTTCGTTGGCTGCAAAAGTAATTGGAGATAATCCTCGGTGCACTGATTGCCAAGCCAAAGGCGCTGTTCTCTGCACCACATGCTCTGGTTCTGGCTTATATGTTGACTCTATAATGGAAAGCCAGGGCATCATTGTCAAGGTCAGGTGCTTAG GTTGTGGTGGGACAGGGAACATCATGTGCTCAGAATGTGGTGGCCTAGGTCATCTTGGACCCAA GTGGTGTGTCTGGTCGtgtttcaaattttcaatctaA
- the LOC7491066 gene encoding uncharacterized protein LOC7491066 isoform X1 → MGSTIRIGSSILLPISSSSSSPKSSNILRNDKIGYGFQFSGNGCITKISAITPNGSVFPSASSHGESSSMGDVHRRRSSLESLFCYDKPIPEERIEEPVGVSLAAKVIGDNPRCTDCQAKGAVLCTTCSGSGLYVDSIMESQGIIVKVRCLGCGGTGNIMCSECGGLGHLGPKKASDFTVSISLPFS, encoded by the exons ATGGGTTCTACAATTAGAATTGGGTCATCAATTCTCTtgcccatttcttcttcttcttcttcaccaaaATCATCAAATATACTGAGGAATGATAAGATTGGATATGGGTTTCAATTCAGTGGAAATGGGTGCATCACAAAAATCTCTGCCATCACTCCTAATGGCTCTGTTTTTCCTTCTGCTTCTTCTCATGGG GAGTCAAGTTCAATGGGAGATGTGCATAGAAGAAGAAGCAGTCTTGAATCTCTGTTTTGTTACGATAAGCCTATACCAGAGGAGAGAATTGAGGAGCCCGTAGGTGTTTCGTTGGCTGCAAAAGTAATTGGAGATAATCCTCGGTGCACTGATTGCCAAGCCAAAGGCGCTGTTCTCTGCACCACATGCTCTGGTTCTGGCTTATATGTTGACTCTATAATGGAAAGCCAGGGCATCATTGTCAAGGTCAGGTGCTTAG GTTGTGGTGGGACAGGGAACATCATGTGCTCAGAATGTGGTGGCCTAGGTCATCTTGGACCCAA GAAAGCTTCTGATTTTACTGTTTCCATTTCCCTTCCATTCAGTTGA
- the LOC7491066 gene encoding uncharacterized protein LOC7491066 isoform X4, translating into MGSTIRIGSSILLPISSSSSSPKSSNILRNDKIGYGFQFSGNGCITKISAITPNGSVFPSASSHGESSSMGDVHRRRSSLESLFCYDKPIPEERIEEPVGVSLAAKVIGDNPRCTDCQAKGAVLCTTCSGSGLYVDSIMESQGIIVKVRCLGCGGTGNIMCSECGGLGHLGPN; encoded by the exons ATGGGTTCTACAATTAGAATTGGGTCATCAATTCTCTtgcccatttcttcttcttcttcttcaccaaaATCATCAAATATACTGAGGAATGATAAGATTGGATATGGGTTTCAATTCAGTGGAAATGGGTGCATCACAAAAATCTCTGCCATCACTCCTAATGGCTCTGTTTTTCCTTCTGCTTCTTCTCATGGG GAGTCAAGTTCAATGGGAGATGTGCATAGAAGAAGAAGCAGTCTTGAATCTCTGTTTTGTTACGATAAGCCTATACCAGAGGAGAGAATTGAGGAGCCCGTAGGTGTTTCGTTGGCTGCAAAAGTAATTGGAGATAATCCTCGGTGCACTGATTGCCAAGCCAAAGGCGCTGTTCTCTGCACCACATGCTCTGGTTCTGGCTTATATGTTGACTCTATAATGGAAAGCCAGGGCATCATTGTCAAGGTCAGGTGCTTAG GTTGTGGTGGGACAGGGAACATCATGTGCTCAGAATGTGGTGGCCTAGGTCATCTTGGACCCAA TTGA
- the LOC7459188 gene encoding uncharacterized protein LOC7459188: MNAAATGINVQNFHIQDQEGKPPSIIPIKVQESSVQIETATVAGLLVQRLFRALFFVHILLIAILVICLAIRGLLSSHSHHFHPKKWYPPLLAATACAGIVAFTWQWFTFRNPSRALRAAFWLSPLLTCAVGVLFVLISSTASLTIGVIAIVLALILSLYACWVNPRFDYATKVLSVTAASPPAKTTTLINLSIILSILYSCFLVSGIGGATAVGTVIDTSFILVILASLAWSTQVMKNTLQVTIARIKYLHFASGADMDSRIALRDTIKYSMGSVCISSVLVPIITVIRGSARAISLIAGGTDEFLFSCANCYSAVAATLVNYGNRWGLVQVGVYNKGFVQASMDTWEMLRRVGLEPIIDRDLTGSFCFLCGMAGGAICTLVGGTWTFAVHKSYATEVSIYAFLIGYFMCRIAMAWQQSCVAAYYIAYTENPENPRLDPTILFRIQEFQRRGA, encoded by the exons ATGAATGCTGCAGCTACAGGTATTAATGTGCAGAACTTCCACATTCAAGATCAAGAGGGAAAACCTCCATCCATAATCCCCATCAAG GTTCAAGAATCAAGCGTCCAGATTGAAACCGCGACGGTGGCGGGGCTATTAGTCCAGAGGCTCTTTCGAGCCCTCTTCTTTGTTCACATCCTCCTAATCGCGATACTAGTAATCTGCCTCGCCATCCGTGGCCTCCTCTCCTCCCACAGCCACCATTTTCACCCTAAGAAGTGGTATCCTCCACTCCTTGCTGCAACAGCATGCGCTGGGATTGTGGCTTTCACATGGCAATGGTTCACTTTCCGCAACCCTTCAAGAGCCCTGAGAGCAGCCTTCTGGCTTAGCCCCTTGCTAACCTGTGCAGTAGGCGTGCTGTTTGTATTAATTAGCTCTACTGCAAGTTTAACAATAGGCGTCATTGCTATAGTTCTTGCCCTGATTCTATCCCTTTATGCTTGTTGGGTGAATCCTCGATTCGATTATGCCACCAAGGTTTTGTCAGTTACTGCTGCTTCCCCTCCTGCCAAGACCACCACATTAATCAACCTCTCAATCATCCTAAGCATTTTGTATTCCTGTTTCTTGGTATCTGGGATTGGCGGAGCCACTGCTGTTGGAACTGTGATAGACACTTCGTTCATTTTGGTGATCCTTGCGAGCCTGGCATGGAGTACGCAAGTGATGAAAAACACACTGCAAGTTACAATTGCACGCATCAAGTACCTACACTTTGCATCTGGGGCAGATATGGACTCGAGAATAGCTTTACGGGACACAATCAAATATTCAATGGGAAGTGTGTGCATCAGCTCAGTCCTTGTGCCGATAATTACCGTAATCCGTGGTTCAGCCCGAGCAATTAGTTTGATTGCAGGGGGCACAGACGAGTTCTTGTTTTCCTGTGCTAATTGTTATTCTGCTGTTGCTGCAACACTAGTTAACTATGGGAATCGGTGGGGTCTTGTGCAAGTAGGGGTTTATAATAAGGGGTTTGTGCAGGCATCCATGGACACATGGGAGATGCTCAGGAGAGTTGGGTTGGAGCCTATAATTGACAGAGATCTGACAGGGtctttctgttttctttgtGGGATGGCAGGAGGTGCGATATGCACCCTGGTTGGAGGAACATGGACATTTGCCGTTCACAAGAGCTATGCTACAGAAGTGTCAATCTATGCATTCCTGATTGGCTACTTCATG TGTCGGATAGCAATGGCATGGCAACAATCATGTGTTGCAGCTTACTACATTGCTTACACAGAGAACCCAGAGAACCCACGGCTTGACCCAACTATACTATTTCGCATTCAAGAATTTCAGAGACGTGGAGCTTAA